The following coding sequences are from one Natrarchaeobaculum sulfurireducens window:
- a CDS encoding ABC transporter ATP-binding protein, with product MINRILRVSGKSTTGSSEDAAPKAAVRLEDVTHEYGSGGSRLRSGTGRTVTALRGISLEVENGEIVGLRGPSGSGKSTILHAVSGLLVPTRGRVELKGTDLAGLSGRNRTRARRRHVGIVFQRFHLLPSLSARANVALPLVQAGVPKPDRRERATALLEQVGLGDRITHLPGELSGGERQRVAIARALVSDPDVLIADEPTGELDTATGADVLELLTDVARDRAVLVASHDDETLAVADRVISLRDGQVIDDGR from the coding sequence ATGATCAACCGTATACTGCGGGTTTCGGGCAAATCGACGACGGGCTCGAGCGAGGACGCTGCGCCGAAGGCGGCCGTCCGCCTCGAGGACGTCACCCACGAGTACGGGTCGGGCGGCAGCCGGCTTCGCTCGGGCACGGGTCGAACGGTAACGGCGCTGCGAGGGATCTCCCTGGAGGTCGAAAACGGGGAGATCGTCGGCCTTCGGGGGCCAAGCGGCAGCGGCAAGTCGACGATCTTGCACGCCGTCTCTGGCTTGCTCGTGCCGACGCGCGGGCGAGTCGAGCTCAAAGGGACCGACCTCGCCGGGTTATCGGGCCGCAATCGAACACGAGCTCGACGACGACACGTCGGTATCGTCTTTCAGCGATTTCACCTGTTGCCGTCGCTGTCGGCCAGGGCGAACGTCGCGCTCCCGCTCGTTCAGGCGGGTGTCCCCAAACCGGATCGGCGCGAGCGAGCGACAGCGTTGCTCGAGCAGGTCGGCCTCGGTGACCGGATCACCCACCTTCCGGGCGAGTTAAGCGGCGGTGAGCGCCAGCGCGTCGCCATCGCCAGGGCGCTCGTTTCGGACCCCGACGTGCTGATCGCTGACGAGCCGACGGGCGAACTCGACACGGCGACCGGAGCCGACGTGCTCGAGCTCCTGACTGACGTGGCACGCGACCGGGCCGTGCTGGTCGCGTCGCACGACGACGAGACGCTGGCCGTCGCCGATCGGGTCATCTCCCTGCGCGACGGGCAGGTGATAGACGATGGTCGGTGA
- a CDS encoding isochorismate synthase — translation MEPTPGESGLAANTPVTAEESIELVSYSRALEDVSFGAIADSDVAQIQWATPDGLETVGRGVAVRLSASGPARFDRIRSQAETVLGELDHNGPAVARPRAFGGFAFHDEREPGTPWNGFASASFVVPHVLLTRSPDDDATWLTVVGDDTDGVRDALEEWSQRVDDYPTMRASGRSPGVDSTRRTTTPDRWDEQVDGALERIADGSLTKVVLAQALTVDLEEPVDVSATVERLRRRYPNCYRFLVNGGDGATFFGAPPERLVSKRNTRVETEALAGSVPRGETPEADDEYADQLLADEKLRHEHELVVDAICTQLESFVSDLSVADRTIRRLANIQHLLTPISATLETDHHVLELVETLHPTPAVGGVPPEVAWETIRETESFDRGWYAGPVGWFDAAGDGEFAVGLRSGVASDETVTLFAGSGIVADSDPTAEWEEVQLKFRPVLDELR, via the coding sequence ATGGAGCCGACGCCGGGTGAGAGTGGGCTGGCGGCAAACACTCCAGTGACCGCCGAGGAGTCGATCGAGCTGGTCAGTTACAGCCGCGCGCTCGAGGACGTATCCTTCGGCGCGATCGCCGACAGCGATGTAGCCCAGATCCAGTGGGCGACACCGGATGGACTCGAAACCGTCGGTCGAGGTGTCGCTGTCCGGTTGTCAGCAAGTGGCCCAGCCCGGTTCGACCGCATCCGTTCGCAAGCCGAGACAGTCCTCGGCGAGCTCGACCACAACGGTCCCGCGGTCGCCCGACCGCGGGCGTTCGGTGGCTTTGCATTTCACGACGAACGCGAGCCCGGGACGCCCTGGAACGGATTCGCCTCCGCCTCGTTCGTCGTTCCCCACGTGTTGCTCACCCGAAGTCCGGACGACGACGCCACCTGGCTGACCGTCGTCGGTGACGACACAGATGGCGTCCGCGACGCGCTCGAGGAGTGGTCCCAACGAGTCGACGACTATCCGACGATGCGAGCGAGCGGCCGGAGTCCAGGTGTCGACTCGACTCGACGGACGACCACGCCAGACAGGTGGGACGAGCAAGTCGATGGTGCCCTCGAGCGGATCGCCGACGGTAGCCTCACCAAGGTCGTCCTCGCACAGGCGTTGACTGTCGACCTCGAGGAACCGGTCGACGTTTCGGCGACGGTCGAACGACTCCGACGTCGCTATCCTAACTGTTATCGATTCCTGGTCAACGGCGGTGACGGTGCCACGTTCTTCGGCGCACCGCCGGAACGATTGGTCTCGAAACGGAATACCCGCGTCGAAACCGAGGCGCTTGCGGGCTCGGTCCCGCGCGGCGAGACGCCCGAGGCAGACGACGAGTACGCCGATCAACTGTTAGCCGACGAGAAGCTGCGTCACGAACACGAACTGGTCGTCGACGCGATCTGCACCCAGCTCGAGTCGTTCGTCTCCGATCTGTCGGTCGCCGATCGAACAATTCGACGACTCGCGAACATCCAGCACCTCTTGACACCGATTTCAGCGACGCTCGAGACGGATCACCACGTCCTCGAGTTGGTCGAGACACTGCATCCGACGCCAGCCGTCGGGGGTGTTCCGCCGGAGGTCGCCTGGGAGACGATCCGCGAGACTGAGTCGTTCGATCGCGGTTGGTACGCCGGGCCAGTCGGCTGGTTCGACGCAGCGGGCGACGGTGAGTTTGCCGTTGGCCTCCGTTCGGGCGTCGCCAGCGACGAAACGGTCACGCTCTTCGCTGGCAGCGGTATCGTTGCCGACAGCGACCCCACGGCAGAATGGGAGGAAGTACAGCTAAAGTTTCGCCCGGTTCTCGACGAACTCCGATGA
- a CDS encoding ABC transporter permease, giving the protein MVGDREGTRHTRWAGIVSLSVMRLWKRATRTRSGRVAAILVTVALTTALLLMVTGVALALADGGTATDDDATVEVVPDDSATLSAVDGVERPRLGETNERAASMHTHEDVDHASPVLAEPGRLEAADGDDQPTVLLVGVVADGEPRTAAGLPTDDLEPGDPHYANGSYDGVPEGEMVLSEAAANRLGASEGDELDVPTPEAAAETHSVTLTVAAVEEGADDGDTDVPVALVQLSELQSFTGADDGQLADRVIVWGEPAAAESAATEAYPDAAVESNAPTDPSALFDDGLALATSLLALLVGIVICSSFVATTAGMTVNDDRRSLAVLESVGIPRRGRLVLVAVSTLVTTVCGALLGAAIGIAGIQVVNALAAATIAPGTVALIHPLFVPYAVGVALVAGLLAMPYPLAIAARTSVLEEVRR; this is encoded by the coding sequence ATGGTCGGTGATCGCGAGGGGACGAGACACACGCGCTGGGCCGGCATCGTCTCACTCTCGGTGATGAGGCTCTGGAAGCGGGCGACGCGAACGCGGTCTGGACGCGTCGCCGCGATCCTCGTCACCGTCGCCCTGACGACCGCCCTGTTGCTCATGGTAACCGGTGTCGCACTGGCGTTAGCCGACGGCGGAACGGCAACCGACGACGACGCGACCGTCGAGGTCGTCCCGGACGACAGCGCCACCCTGTCGGCGGTCGACGGCGTCGAACGGCCGCGACTCGGCGAGACAAACGAGCGCGCCGCGTCGATGCACACTCACGAGGACGTCGACCACGCCTCGCCAGTTCTCGCCGAGCCAGGACGGCTCGAGGCGGCCGATGGCGACGACCAGCCGACCGTGTTACTCGTCGGGGTGGTCGCCGACGGCGAGCCACGCACCGCCGCCGGTCTCCCGACCGACGACCTCGAGCCGGGTGACCCCCACTACGCGAACGGCTCGTACGATGGCGTCCCCGAGGGTGAGATGGTCCTCTCTGAAGCGGCCGCCAACCGGCTCGGGGCGAGCGAGGGCGACGAACTCGACGTTCCGACGCCGGAGGCCGCAGCCGAGACGCACTCGGTCACGCTCACCGTCGCAGCCGTCGAAGAAGGGGCCGACGATGGTGATACGGACGTCCCGGTTGCACTCGTCCAGCTCAGCGAGTTGCAATCGTTTACGGGGGCTGACGACGGGCAGCTCGCCGACCGGGTGATCGTCTGGGGCGAGCCAGCGGCGGCCGAGTCGGCCGCCACCGAAGCGTACCCCGACGCGGCGGTCGAATCCAACGCCCCAACTGATCCCTCGGCACTGTTCGATGACGGACTGGCGCTGGCGACGAGCCTGCTCGCGTTACTCGTCGGCATCGTCATCTGCTCGTCGTTCGTCGCGACGACCGCCGGCATGACCGTCAACGACGACCGACGGTCGCTGGCCGTCCTCGAGTCCGTCGGGATTCCCCGGCGCGGACGGCTGGTGCTCGTCGCGGTATCGACGCTCGTGACGACCGTCTGTGGTGCCCTGCTCGGTGCTGCGATCGGAATCGCTGGCATTCAGGTCGTGAACGCGCTCGCGGCCGCAACGATCGCCCCGGGGACGGTCGCGCTTATCCACCCGCTATTCGTTCCGTACGCTGTGGGCGTCGCCCTCGTGGCAGGACTGCTCGCCATGCCTTATCCCCTGGCGATCGCGGCGCGAACGTCCGTCCTCGAGGAGGTGCGACGATGA
- a CDS encoding rhomboid family intramembrane serine protease — protein sequence MRSFTGIALAVLLAVVLLGSVAVLRRLHEPSRGWYEAASSRLVLGVPWGTLVVVAFVTAVYLFVQDGITDPTDPVSIPYRAWSYFSPLGMATASFSHASLSHFTGNMAGTLLVAPIAEFVWGHYPDERDGTGDGLWHTPWVRAVVIFPLVVIGIGFLTSLFALGPVIGFSGLVYAFAGFAIVRYPIATLLATTLLQSAALTTVRALQTPVYVYVAEASPPQAPSWATIAIQGHALGFFIGLVLGIVLLERRGIRPNPLRVWLAVVLFAFAKGLWQIYWFGEGNSFLLFQGPGIAVVTVLAVVITLAVAASDEPALPSSLDRFRASSPAEDLRIDLRRPIELAREVPETVEDSSARLERIADLVGGERSADVPSLSFRTQRGTAFVAVLLVLAVVAGIAVPTNLLVMAEPSHDEETTLTVDDYTIEYTKEAENLLVSGFGLDELTEDEGLEASGVIVSSGERTIWLEAVSADHLEFVGEETVSVGGPGWRETVTAERSGWELVGNDTVYQVWLSADGDERLAYESDSASANVRIQDRTVAIAPQDGEFVLGVEFDGDLETAPVPEDDEFVEIGGLTVENDDGTLYAASNGTEVAVASEETYN from the coding sequence ATGCGTTCGTTCACCGGGATCGCGCTCGCGGTGCTTCTCGCCGTCGTCCTCCTCGGCTCGGTCGCCGTCCTCAGGCGACTTCACGAGCCCTCCCGCGGCTGGTACGAGGCAGCCTCGTCCAGACTCGTCCTGGGTGTCCCCTGGGGAACGCTCGTCGTGGTCGCGTTCGTTACTGCTGTCTATCTCTTCGTCCAGGACGGGATCACCGATCCGACGGATCCCGTCTCGATCCCCTACCGGGCCTGGTCGTACTTCTCGCCGCTTGGCATGGCGACGGCGTCGTTCTCTCATGCCAGCCTCAGTCACTTCACCGGGAACATGGCGGGGACGCTCCTGGTCGCGCCGATTGCTGAATTCGTCTGGGGTCACTATCCCGACGAGCGAGACGGGACGGGCGATGGCTTGTGGCACACTCCCTGGGTCCGTGCGGTAGTGATTTTTCCACTCGTCGTCATCGGGATTGGCTTCCTGACGAGCCTGTTCGCACTCGGCCCTGTCATCGGGTTTTCGGGCCTCGTCTACGCGTTTGCGGGCTTTGCGATCGTTCGATACCCGATCGCTACCTTGCTCGCGACGACGCTGCTCCAGAGTGCGGCGTTGACCACCGTTCGCGCCCTCCAGACGCCCGTATACGTCTACGTCGCCGAGGCGAGCCCGCCACAAGCGCCCTCCTGGGCCACTATCGCTATCCAGGGACATGCCCTCGGATTCTTCATCGGACTGGTCCTCGGAATCGTGTTGCTCGAGCGGCGTGGAATTCGCCCGAATCCACTCAGGGTGTGGCTCGCCGTCGTGCTGTTCGCGTTCGCGAAGGGGCTCTGGCAGATCTACTGGTTCGGCGAGGGCAACTCGTTTCTGCTCTTTCAGGGGCCGGGCATCGCGGTCGTCACCGTTCTCGCGGTCGTAATCACGCTCGCGGTCGCCGCTTCCGACGAGCCAGCGCTCCCGTCCAGCCTCGACCGCTTTCGAGCCTCGAGCCCGGCCGAGGACCTGCGGATCGATCTTCGGCGACCGATCGAACTCGCCCGAGAAGTCCCCGAAACGGTCGAGGACTCGAGCGCTCGGCTCGAGCGCATCGCCGATCTGGTCGGCGGAGAACGCTCCGCCGACGTCCCGTCGCTGTCGTTTCGGACACAACGCGGGACGGCGTTCGTGGCCGTCTTGCTCGTCCTTGCCGTGGTCGCCGGAATAGCCGTCCCGACGAACCTGCTGGTGATGGCCGAGCCGAGCCACGACGAAGAGACGACGCTTACGGTCGACGATTACACGATCGAGTACACCAAGGAGGCCGAGAACTTGCTCGTTTCCGGATTCGGGCTCGACGAACTGACCGAAGACGAGGGACTCGAAGCCAGCGGCGTGATCGTCTCGAGCGGAGAGCGAACGATCTGGCTCGAAGCCGTCTCGGCCGACCATCTCGAGTTCGTCGGCGAGGAGACGGTGTCGGTCGGCGGCCCCGGCTGGCGGGAGACGGTCACCGCGGAACGGTCCGGCTGGGAGCTGGTCGGAAACGACACCGTCTACCAGGTTTGGCTCTCGGCCGACGGTGACGAACGGCTGGCATACGAGTCAGACAGCGCGTCCGCCAACGTCAGAATCCAGGACCGCACCGTCGCGATCGCCCCCCAGGACGGCGAGTTCGTCCTCGGCGTCGAATTCGACGGTGACCTCGAGACGGCCCCCGTTCCCGAGGACGACGAGTTCGTCGAGATCGGTGGCCTCACCGTTGAAAACGACGACGGCACGCTCTACGCCGCATCGAACGGGACCGAAGTCGCGGTCGCAAGCGAGGAGACGTACAACTGA
- a CDS encoding J domain-containing protein encodes MGETYYEILEVAPDASREEIRSAYRERVLETHPDHNDAPDAADAFKRVSQANAVLTDETERARYDRLGHDAYVRFIDGSEERSPSDDPQAAAERVRSTDSASGGGHGSRGRGESHHARHRRERRRRTARRRASGNWPSGTTDASTRSDDSKTTHSGEDTTTSSDGMADDGGSTFQYAVHNWDGEVSLERDRRPLTQTTAVTLGCLWLLYPAFVASSLTAAFPLAVNAVVAACTLGIVAYLLTWPRIAAVTFGSWSLLIPVGLVAFDVSSPLSVVGLVALGFTWIPFGYAIGLWWALRP; translated from the coding sequence ATGGGCGAGACGTACTACGAGATACTCGAGGTCGCCCCCGACGCGAGTCGCGAGGAGATCCGGTCGGCCTACCGCGAGCGCGTCCTCGAGACGCACCCGGACCACAACGACGCCCCAGATGCGGCGGACGCGTTCAAACGCGTCTCGCAGGCGAACGCGGTCCTCACCGATGAGACCGAACGGGCACGATACGACAGGCTCGGACACGACGCGTACGTCCGGTTCATCGACGGCAGCGAGGAACGTAGTCCAAGCGACGACCCGCAGGCCGCTGCCGAGCGAGTACGGTCGACGGACAGCGCTTCCGGCGGTGGACACGGCTCTCGAGGCCGGGGTGAAAGCCACCACGCGCGACACCGACGCGAGCGCCGACGGCGAACCGCCCGGCGTCGTGCGTCGGGCAACTGGCCGTCCGGGACGACCGACGCGTCCACCCGAAGTGACGACAGCAAAACCACCCACAGCGGCGAGGACACGACCACCAGTTCAGATGGTATGGCGGACGATGGCGGTTCGACGTTCCAGTACGCCGTCCACAACTGGGACGGCGAGGTCAGCCTCGAACGAGACAGGCGACCACTGACTCAGACGACGGCGGTCACTCTCGGCTGTCTCTGGCTGCTCTACCCGGCGTTCGTCGCCTCGAGCCTGACAGCTGCGTTCCCACTCGCCGTGAACGCCGTCGTCGCGGCGTGTACGCTCGGTATCGTCGCATACCTGCTTACGTGGCCCCGCATCGCCGCCGTGACGTTCGGCTCCTGGAGTCTGTTGATTCCCGTCGGACTGGTCGCGTTCGACGTGAGTTCCCCACTCTCGGTCGTCGGGCTGGTCGCACTGGGGTTTACCTGGATCCCTTTCGGCTACGCGATCGGCCTCTGGTGGGCCCTTCGGCCCTAA
- a CDS encoding sulfite oxidase-like oxidoreductase: MTVEDVTDLYEEFGDERLPPGQRETSAFPVLSKGETPPFDPDTWEFTVTGAVETELSFTWDEFCDLPSVTQRQDFHCVTGWSKFDCEFTGVPLLELADRAGVSDDAVHIMFSALDDYTTDLPLEDCLREEVLFAWSFDGEPLTPDHGGPLRVVTPHRYAYKGAKWVDGMEILTTAERGYWERRGYSQTANPWREERYS; this comes from the coding sequence ATGACCGTCGAAGACGTCACGGATCTGTACGAGGAGTTCGGCGACGAACGACTCCCGCCGGGACAGCGCGAGACCTCGGCGTTCCCGGTGCTCTCGAAAGGCGAAACGCCGCCGTTCGACCCTGATACGTGGGAGTTCACCGTCACCGGCGCCGTCGAAACCGAACTCTCGTTCACCTGGGACGAATTTTGCGACTTACCGAGTGTCACCCAACGTCAGGACTTTCACTGCGTAACCGGCTGGAGCAAGTTCGACTGTGAGTTCACCGGCGTTCCCTTGCTCGAGCTCGCCGACCGTGCCGGTGTCAGCGACGATGCCGTTCACATCATGTTCTCTGCGCTCGATGACTACACCACGGATCTCCCGCTCGAGGACTGCCTGCGCGAGGAGGTATTGTTCGCCTGGTCGTTCGACGGCGAGCCGCTGACTCCAGACCACGGCGGTCCGCTCCGCGTCGTCACGCCTCACCGATACGCGTACAAGGGGGCGAAGTGGGTCGACGGGATGGAGATTCTCACCACCGCCGAACGCGGTTACTGGGAACGGCGTGGCTACTCCCAGACCGCGAACCCGTGGCGAGAGGAGCGATATAGTTAG
- a CDS encoding DNA-directed RNA polymerase subunit L — MELRVTESSENELSIEIAGEDHTFMNVLKGTLLEHEDVAAATYDVNPEQSGGQTEPILTIKTEDDVEPLEALEEAAADVREKAVSFREAFEAAA; from the coding sequence ATGGAACTTCGGGTCACCGAGAGTAGCGAGAACGAACTCTCGATCGAGATCGCAGGCGAAGATCACACGTTCATGAACGTGCTCAAGGGAACCCTCCTCGAGCACGAGGACGTGGCTGCAGCGACCTACGACGTGAACCCCGAACAGTCGGGCGGCCAGACCGAGCCGATCCTGACGATCAAGACCGAAGACGACGTCGAGCCGCTCGAGGCACTCGAGGAGGCCGCAGCCGACGTTCGTGAAAAGGCAGTCTCGTTCCGCGAGGCGTTCGAAGCGGCTGCCTGA
- a CDS encoding ribbon-helix-helix domain-containing protein, producing MPKVEITIPEHLEMQIAQMVERGEFVNREEAIEDLLSTGIKAYKTSGPMDDEEPATGGLEDDGMMGHDDEYVF from the coding sequence ATGCCGAAAGTAGAGATCACCATACCGGAGCACCTCGAGATGCAGATCGCCCAGATGGTCGAGCGTGGTGAGTTCGTCAACCGCGAGGAAGCCATCGAGGATCTCCTCTCGACGGGTATCAAAGCCTACAAGACGAGTGGACCGATGGATGACGAAGAGCCAGCAACCGGCGGCCTCGAAGACGACGGGATGATGGGCCACGACGACGAGTACGTCTTCTAA
- a CDS encoding DUF7550 family protein, whose product MADDTESAVDEDSAADVGHDVEAERTTAPMSDYSSRAVAIGFLVMLIGVAVTFGIPLAGVGL is encoded by the coding sequence ATGGCAGACGATACCGAGTCTGCGGTGGACGAAGACTCCGCTGCGGACGTTGGACACGATGTCGAGGCGGAACGGACGACGGCGCCGATGAGTGACTACTCTTCGCGTGCCGTCGCAATCGGCTTTCTCGTGATGCTCATCGGCGTCGCAGTAACGTTCGGGATTCCGCTGGCAGGAGTTGGACTCTGA
- the hisF gene encoding imidazole glycerol phosphate synthase subunit HisF codes for MVLTKRIIPCIDVDLDEDGNPAVYTGVHFEDLKYTGDPVEMAQAYNEAGADEFVFLDITASAEGRETMLDVVERVADEVFIPLTVGGGIRTTDDIKETLRAGADKVSITTGALERPELVNEGAKAFGSQCIVISVDARRRFDEGGEHYVEVDGESCWFECTKKGGREGTGIDVLEWAAEAESRGAGELFVNSIDKDGTKDGYDLPLTKAVCDTVDTPVIASSGCGSPEDMYDVFTEAGADAGLAASIFHFDEYSIEETKSILDEREVPVRF; via the coding sequence ATGGTACTGACGAAGCGGATCATCCCGTGTATCGACGTCGACCTGGACGAAGACGGGAACCCGGCGGTGTACACCGGCGTTCACTTCGAGGATCTCAAATATACCGGCGATCCCGTCGAGATGGCGCAGGCGTACAACGAGGCCGGGGCCGACGAGTTCGTCTTCCTCGACATCACCGCCTCCGCGGAGGGGCGAGAGACGATGCTCGACGTCGTCGAGCGCGTCGCCGACGAGGTGTTCATCCCGCTGACCGTCGGCGGCGGAATCCGCACCACGGACGACATCAAAGAGACCCTGCGCGCTGGTGCGGACAAGGTCTCGATCACCACCGGCGCACTCGAGCGTCCCGAACTCGTCAACGAGGGCGCGAAGGCATTTGGCAGTCAGTGTATCGTCATCAGCGTCGATGCCCGCCGCCGGTTCGACGAGGGCGGCGAACACTACGTCGAGGTGGACGGCGAGTCCTGCTGGTTCGAGTGTACCAAGAAAGGCGGCCGAGAGGGGACCGGCATCGACGTCCTCGAGTGGGCGGCAGAAGCCGAGTCTCGCGGCGCGGGCGAGCTGTTCGTCAACTCGATCGACAAAGACGGCACCAAAGACGGCTACGATCTGCCACTGACCAAGGCCGTCTGCGACACCGTCGACACGCCCGTCATCGCCTCCTCCGGCTGTGGCAGCCCCGAAGACATGTACGACGTCTTCACCGAAGCCGGCGCTGACGCTGGTCTCGCCGCCTCTATCTTTCACTTCGACGAATATTCCATCGAGGAGACGAAGTCTATCCTCGACGAGCGGGAGGTCCCCGTCCGATTCTAA
- the menD gene encoding 2-succinyl-5-enolpyruvyl-6-hydroxy-3-cyclohexene-1-carboxylic-acid synthase, protein MTAPNRATLWGRTLVDELTAGGLEAVCIAPGSRSTPLTVAFAEHPDVTVFSHLDERSAGFFALGRARRTGEATALVCTSGTAAANFHPAVMEADQARVPLLVLTADRPHELRDSGANQTVDQVKLYGDAVRWYAELPEPEATERKVRNLRTTAARALAETVGVEPGPVHLNCPFRKPLEPTCRPGDVSEAFGDTLAGRGRSGPFVETTSGTRTLENEQYDALVEALERAERPLIVAGPADPADLTTLDPDTVVRVADRLDAPVFADSLSGVRFGAHVDAGDGASSSVVGGYDSYVDDLPDPDVVVRFGASPTSKPLRHALRDADARQFLIDPAGTWREATFTATDLLAASPGPVFEGLLERLDAGAETTANDEWLANVQAAERRHWAIRDDALAVDTLEDEPFEGAILASVFECVPETATLFVSNSMPIRDADRFARPRAADLTVLANRGASGIDGIASTALGAGSALDTDEPLVLVTGDLAFYHDSNGLLAVDRCGVDATIVVLDNDGGGIFHKLPIEEFEPPFTEQFKTPHGLEFEALAELHGLEFERVDPTGFEAAYQRSLEQAGTQVLAVEFDAEASHRRREELREQVRDAVRSTRDA, encoded by the coding sequence ATGACTGCACCGAATCGCGCGACCCTGTGGGGTCGTACGCTCGTCGACGAACTCACAGCGGGTGGCCTCGAGGCCGTCTGTATTGCCCCGGGTAGTCGATCGACACCCCTGACGGTCGCGTTCGCCGAACATCCGGACGTCACCGTCTTCTCACACCTCGACGAGCGCTCGGCCGGATTCTTCGCGCTCGGTCGCGCGCGTCGCACGGGAGAGGCGACAGCCCTGGTCTGTACGTCCGGAACGGCGGCGGCGAACTTTCATCCGGCCGTGATGGAGGCCGATCAGGCGCGCGTTCCGCTGCTCGTGTTGACCGCCGACCGGCCACACGAACTTCGGGATAGCGGTGCAAACCAGACGGTCGACCAGGTCAAACTCTACGGCGATGCCGTCCGCTGGTATGCCGAACTTCCCGAACCAGAAGCCACCGAGCGGAAAGTCCGCAACCTCCGGACGACTGCGGCGCGGGCGCTCGCCGAGACGGTCGGCGTCGAGCCCGGCCCCGTCCATCTCAACTGTCCGTTTCGAAAGCCACTCGAGCCGACCTGTCGGCCGGGTGACGTTTCGGAGGCCTTCGGCGACACCCTGGCGGGACGCGGGCGTTCGGGTCCGTTCGTCGAGACGACTTCGGGGACGCGAACGCTCGAGAACGAACAGTACGATGCGCTCGTTGAGGCGCTCGAGCGTGCCGAACGCCCACTCATCGTCGCCGGCCCCGCAGATCCGGCCGACCTGACCACGCTCGATCCGGACACCGTCGTTCGCGTCGCCGACCGACTCGACGCACCGGTGTTCGCAGACTCGCTTTCGGGTGTGCGATTCGGTGCCCACGTCGACGCAGGCGATGGGGCCTCGAGTTCCGTCGTCGGTGGCTATGATTCCTACGTCGACGATCTTCCCGACCCCGACGTCGTCGTTCGGTTCGGCGCTTCGCCGACGTCGAAACCGCTGCGCCACGCCCTGCGAGACGCCGATGCCCGACAGTTCCTGATCGATCCGGCCGGCACGTGGCGTGAGGCGACGTTCACCGCGACTGACTTGCTCGCGGCGTCACCTGGTCCCGTCTTTGAGGGACTTCTCGAGCGGCTCGACGCCGGAGCCGAGACGACCGCGAACGACGAGTGGCTCGCCAACGTTCAGGCTGCAGAACGTCGCCACTGGGCGATTCGGGACGACGCGCTGGCGGTCGACACACTCGAGGACGAGCCGTTCGAAGGGGCGATTCTGGCGTCGGTCTTCGAGTGTGTGCCCGAGACGGCGACCCTCTTCGTCTCTAACAGTATGCCGATCCGCGACGCCGACCGGTTCGCCCGGCCGCGCGCCGCCGATCTCACCGTGCTCGCCAACCGCGGTGCGAGCGGGATCGACGGCATCGCGAGTACGGCCCTCGGCGCTGGCAGCGCACTCGACACTGACGAACCGCTTGTACTCGTCACCGGCGATCTCGCGTTCTATCACGACTCGAACGGCCTACTCGCGGTCGACCGCTGCGGAGTCGACGCGACGATCGTCGTCCTCGACAACGACGGTGGCGGTATCTTCCACAAACTCCCGATCGAGGAGTTCGAGCCGCCGTTTACCGAGCAGTTCAAAACACCCCACGGCCTCGAATTCGAGGCCCTCGCGGAACTGCACGGCCTCGAGTTCGAGCGCGTCGACCCAACTGGATTCGAGGCTGCCTATCAGCGGTCGCTCGAGCAGGCGGGAACGCAGGTGCTCGCCGTCGAGTTCGACGCGGAAGCGAGCCACCGACGCCGTGAAGAACTCAGAGAGCAGGTTCGAGACGCGGTTCGGTCGACCCGCGACGCGTAG